From a single Brassica oleracea var. oleracea cultivar TO1000 chromosome C5, BOL, whole genome shotgun sequence genomic region:
- the LOC106343242 gene encoding vacuolar-processing enzyme delta-isozyme isoform X2: MSSLGHLLVLVFLYVLLFYSADSRKPQVLHDTGSSEDGAKGTRWAVLIAGSSYYYNYRHQADICHAYQVLRKGGLKDENIIVFMYDDIAFNPENPRPGVIINRPDGGDVYEGVPKDYTEEAVNVKNFYNVILGNESGITGGSGKVVKSGPNDSIFIYYADHGAPGLLSMPDGEDIHAKDFIKVLEKMHKLKRYKKMVIYVEACESGSMFEGILKTSLNILAVTASNATESSFGIYCPGEYPPPPPEYNGVCLGDTFSVSWLEDSELHDMSKETLKQQYQAVKRRTGPDAEPGTSSHVSRFGSKALLKDYLVSYIGTNPQNENFTSAGFTASPISNSSSVNTRDIPLLYLKSKIRRSPMESPERQALQKKLFEEMNHRRQIDQNIVEILKLSLKQTNVLNLLISTRTTGQPLVDDWDCFKTLVNSFKNHCGATMDYGLKYTGALANICNMGVDVKQTVSAIEHACNQEKRRNRRSETNIKASLLSGELSDGRRRARDQNSVPRGHLAVYVGDEMQRFVIPTKYLQYPEFKVLMEEVADEFGYEHEGGIHIPCEESVFEEILIRYMSYDKKK, encoded by the exons ATGTCTTCTCTTGGTCACTTACTTGTTCTTGTGTTTCTCTATGTTCTGCTTTTTTACTCAGCCGATTCTCGCAAACCCCAAGTCCTTCATGATACTGGATCTAGCGAAGATGGTGCAAAAGGCACAAGATGGGCTGTTCTAATTGCTGGATCAAGTTATTATTATAACTACAGGCATCAG GCTGACATATGCCATGCATATCAAGTTCTGCGAAAAGGGGGTCTAAAAGATGAAAACATTATAGTGTTTATGTATGATGATATCGCGTTTAACCCTGAGAATCCCAGGCCTGGAGTTATCATCAATAGACCTGATGGTGGAGATGTTTATGAAGGAGTTCCTAAG GACTACACTGAAGAGGCTGTTAATGTGAAGAACTTTTATAATGTGATACTTGGAAACGAAAGTGGCATCACAGGAGGAAGTGGCAAAGTTGTGAAAAGTGGTCCTAATGATAGTATATTCATCTACTATGCTGACCATGGAGCTCCTGGTTTACTAT CGATGCCTGATGGTGAAGATATCCATGCAAAAGATTTCATTAAAGTCTTGGAGAAGATGCATAAGCTTAAAAGATACAAGAAGATG GTGATTTATGTTGAAGCATGTGAGTCTGGAAGTATGTTTGAAGGGATTTTAAAGACCAGTCTAAACATACTTGCAGTAACTGCTTCTAATGCGACAGAGAGCAGTTTTGGAATCTACTGTCCTGGTGAATATCCTCCTCCTCCTCCTGAATATAATGGTGTTTGTCTCGGCGATACATTTAGCGTCTCTTGGCTTGAGGACAG TGAGCTTCATGACATGAGTAAAGAGACATTGAAGCAGCAATACCAAGCTGTAAAGAGAAGAACAGGTCCTGATGCTGAACCAGGGACGAGTTCTCATGTAAGCCGTTTCGGATCAAAGGCGCTTCTTAAAGACTATCTTGTCTCTTACATTGGAACCAATCCTCAAAACGAAAACTTCACTTCTGCTGGATTCACTGCTTCACCAATCTCTAATTCAAGCTCGGTCAATACTCGCGATATCCCTTTGTTATATCTCAAGAGCAAG ATTCGAAGATCTCCAATGGAGTCACCTGAAAGACAAGCACTTCAGAAGAAGCTATTTGAAGAAATGAATCATAGGAGACAAATCGATCAGAACATTGTGGAGATTCTTAAACTTTCACTTAAGCAAACCAATGTCTTAAATCTCTTAATTTCCACAAGAACAACAGGACAACCTCTTGTAGACGACTGGGATTGCTTCAAGACTCTG GTTAACAGCTTCAAGAATCACTGTGGAGCAACGATGGATTACGGATTGAAGTATACAGGGGCGCTTGCCAATATCTGCAATATGGGAGTGGATGTGAAGCAAACTGTTTCAGCTATTGAACACGCTTGT AACCAGGAGAAGAGAAGAAACAGAAGGTCTGAAACGAACATAAAGGCCAGTCTTCTCTCAGGGGAGTTATCTGATGGTAGGAGACGAGCCAGAGACCAAAACAGTGTACCGAGAGGGCATCTTGCGGTCTACGTGGGGGATGAGATGCAGAGGTTTGTTATACCGACCAAGTATCTTCAGTATCCTGAATTTAAAGTTTTGATGGAAGAAGTAGCGGACGAGTTTGGTTATGAACATGAAGGAGGGATTCATATTCCTTGTGAGGAAAGTGTTTTTGAAGAGATATTGATTAGATACATGTCTTATGACAAGAAGAAATAA
- the LOC106343242 gene encoding vacuolar-processing enzyme delta-isozyme isoform X1 yields MSSLGHLLVLVFLYVLLFYSADSRKPQVLHDTGSSEDGAKGTRWAVLIAGSSYYYNYRHQADICHAYQVLRKGGLKDENIIVFMYDDIAFNPENPRPGVIINRPDGGDVYEGVPKDYTEEAVNVKNFYNVILGNESGITGGSGKVVKSGPNDSIFIYYADHGAPGLLSMPDGEDIHAKDFIKVLEKMHKLKRYKKMVIYVEACESGSMFEGILKTSLNILAVTASNATESSFGIYCPGEYPPPPPEYNGVCLGDTFSVSWLEDSELHDMSKETLKQQYQAVKRRTGPDAEPGTSSHVSRFGSKALLKDYLVSYIGTNPQNENFTSAGFTASPISNSSSVNTRDIPLLYLKSKIRRSPMESPERQALQKKLFEEMNHRRQIDQNIVEILKLSLKQTNVLNLLISTRTTGQPLVDDWDCFKTLVNSFKNHCGATMDYGLKYTGALANICNMGVDVKQTVSAIEHACAH; encoded by the exons ATGTCTTCTCTTGGTCACTTACTTGTTCTTGTGTTTCTCTATGTTCTGCTTTTTTACTCAGCCGATTCTCGCAAACCCCAAGTCCTTCATGATACTGGATCTAGCGAAGATGGTGCAAAAGGCACAAGATGGGCTGTTCTAATTGCTGGATCAAGTTATTATTATAACTACAGGCATCAG GCTGACATATGCCATGCATATCAAGTTCTGCGAAAAGGGGGTCTAAAAGATGAAAACATTATAGTGTTTATGTATGATGATATCGCGTTTAACCCTGAGAATCCCAGGCCTGGAGTTATCATCAATAGACCTGATGGTGGAGATGTTTATGAAGGAGTTCCTAAG GACTACACTGAAGAGGCTGTTAATGTGAAGAACTTTTATAATGTGATACTTGGAAACGAAAGTGGCATCACAGGAGGAAGTGGCAAAGTTGTGAAAAGTGGTCCTAATGATAGTATATTCATCTACTATGCTGACCATGGAGCTCCTGGTTTACTAT CGATGCCTGATGGTGAAGATATCCATGCAAAAGATTTCATTAAAGTCTTGGAGAAGATGCATAAGCTTAAAAGATACAAGAAGATG GTGATTTATGTTGAAGCATGTGAGTCTGGAAGTATGTTTGAAGGGATTTTAAAGACCAGTCTAAACATACTTGCAGTAACTGCTTCTAATGCGACAGAGAGCAGTTTTGGAATCTACTGTCCTGGTGAATATCCTCCTCCTCCTCCTGAATATAATGGTGTTTGTCTCGGCGATACATTTAGCGTCTCTTGGCTTGAGGACAG TGAGCTTCATGACATGAGTAAAGAGACATTGAAGCAGCAATACCAAGCTGTAAAGAGAAGAACAGGTCCTGATGCTGAACCAGGGACGAGTTCTCATGTAAGCCGTTTCGGATCAAAGGCGCTTCTTAAAGACTATCTTGTCTCTTACATTGGAACCAATCCTCAAAACGAAAACTTCACTTCTGCTGGATTCACTGCTTCACCAATCTCTAATTCAAGCTCGGTCAATACTCGCGATATCCCTTTGTTATATCTCAAGAGCAAG ATTCGAAGATCTCCAATGGAGTCACCTGAAAGACAAGCACTTCAGAAGAAGCTATTTGAAGAAATGAATCATAGGAGACAAATCGATCAGAACATTGTGGAGATTCTTAAACTTTCACTTAAGCAAACCAATGTCTTAAATCTCTTAATTTCCACAAGAACAACAGGACAACCTCTTGTAGACGACTGGGATTGCTTCAAGACTCTG GTTAACAGCTTCAAGAATCACTGTGGAGCAACGATGGATTACGGATTGAAGTATACAGGGGCGCTTGCCAATATCTGCAATATGGGAGTGGATGTGAAGCAAACTGTTTCAGCTATTGAACACGCTTGTGCACATTAA